A single genomic interval of Chiloscyllium punctatum isolate Juve2018m chromosome 35, sChiPun1.3, whole genome shotgun sequence harbors:
- the LOC140459814 gene encoding FMRFamide receptor-like, with the protein MAITILARGKCGLSSSTTRYLIAMATADFLVIVTYVIVWRISSYYSPGVFLVFDFSCSVNLVLSRVALEGSVWFTVTFTVDRFVVICCQNLKRKYCTERTATIVLSTTSILVCLKNIPHYFAVEPGVIINNVPTFCVEKQSYYSDIGWIIFDWFVTVLTPILPFALILILNVLTVRYIFIASRVRKQLKGQNKESNSTDPEMENRRKSAILLFTISGNFLLLWLTYLIEFFYYNITGTDHRDYSDSDYILQQTGYILMNLSCCTNTFIYVVTQSNFRDQLQSMVKYPVNSIIQIINKENNKTV; encoded by the coding sequence ATGGCGATTACGATCCTAGCACGGGGAAAATGTGGTCTTTCCAGCAGCACCACTCGTTACCTGATTGCCATGGCAACAGCGGACTTTTTGGTGATTGTCACATATGTCATAGTGTGGCGAATCAGCTCTTATTACTCTCCGGGCGTTTTCCTGGTCTTCGACTTTTCCTGTAGTGTCAATCTTGTTCTGAGCCGTGTTGCACTAGAaggttctgtctggttcaccgtcactttcaccgtTGATCGATTTGTGGTCATTTGTTGCCAGAACCTGAAAAGAAAATACTGCACTGAGCGTACAGCGACCATTGTGTTATCAACAACGTCCATTCTTGTTTGTTTAAAAAATATTCCCCATTATTTTGCAGTTGAACCTGGAGTTATCATCAACAATGTACCAACATTCTGTGTTGAGAAGCAGAGCTATTATTCAGACATAGGTTGGATCATCTTCGACTGGTTTGTTACAGTCTTAACTCCAATACTTCCATTCGCTTTAATTCTTATTCTCAATGTTCTTACAGTCAGATACATATTTATCGCCAGTCGAGTACGTAAGCAGCTAAAGGGTCAGAACAAGGAAAGCAATTCcactgacccagagatggagaacaGGAGGAAGTCTGCAATTTTACTCTTCACCATATCGGGCAACTTCCTTCTTCTGTGGTTGACGTATCTGATTGAATTTTTTTATTATAACATAACTGGGACAGATCACAGAGATTACAGTGATTCTGACTATATACTTCAACAAACCGGGTACATCCTGATGAACTTAAGTTGCTGCACCAACACATTTATTTACGTTGTTACACAATCAAACTTCAGAGATCAACTCCAGAGCATGGTGAAATACCCGGTTAACTCAATTATTCAAATAATTAACAAAGAAAACAACAAGACAGTTTGA
- the LOC140459815 gene encoding galanin receptor 2a-like, with protein MHGPVKGLFYAITYPIVAVVGMPANLVAIAILFRGRCGLSRCINYYLMAIAMTDFLVIVNGCILNRISRIYFSDSVLSTTPICRLTTILVRCSRDGSVWLTAAFTIDRFVFICLQSLKIRYCTEKMALLIIGMICILSCVKNFPLYIIYRPFYILDGFAWFCGIKSIFYTLPIWQAYDWMNHVLTPFLPFLLILLLNVLTVKHIITASKLRTKLVRAENGSDPEMEYRKTSIILLFAISISFLLLWATEVGHFLYLRIKGDAYFNNENFKDLTYVLQETTNLFQKLNSCNNVVIYAVSQNKFSEEFKKVLCSAHRKL; from the exons ATGCATGGACCAGTGAAAGGGCTCTTCTATGCCATTACCTATCCCATTGTTGCCGTTGTTGGAATGCCAG CCAACTTGGTGGCAATTGCAATTCTGTTCCGAGGGCGGTGCGGACTCTCCAGGTGCATCAACTACTATTTGATGGCCATagcgatgacagatttccttgttATTGTCAACGGATGCATACTCAACCGAATCAGCCGCATTTACTTTAGCGACAGTGTTCTGTCCACCACCCCCATATGCAGACTGACTACAATTCTGGTCCGCTGCAGCCGGGATGGCTCCGTCTGGCTAACTGCAGCCTTCACCATCGACCGTTTTGTGTTCATTTGCTTGCAGAGTCTGAAGATCAGATACTGCACCGAGAAAATGGCGTTGCTCATCATAGGAATGATCTGCATCCTAAGTTGTGTTAAAAATTTCCCTTTGTACATCATCTACAGACCCTTCTACATCCTGGATGGGTTCGCCTGGTTCTGTGGTATAAAGTCTATATTTTATACGTTACCAATCTGGCAGGCCTATGACTGGATGAATCACGTCTtaactccctttctcccatttctCCTCATCCTGCTACTCAATGTCCTGACCGTAAAACACATCATCACAGCCAGCAAACTCCGTACGAAACTTGTGAGGGCTGAAAATGGCAGTGATCCAGAGATGGAATACCGTAAGACATCCATCATCCTGCTCTTTGCCATTTCAATCAGTTTCCTGCTGTTGTGGGCCACCGAAGTTGGACATTTCTTGTACTTGCGTATTAAGGGTGATGCATACTTCAACAATGAGAATTTCAAAGACTTAACCTACGTCCTGCAAGAGACAACGAACTTGTTTCAAAAACTCAACTCCTGCAACAACGTAGTCATCTATGCAGTATCCCAGAACAAGTTCAGTGAGGAGTTCAAGAAGGTCCTTTGCTCTGCTCATAgaaagctgtga